The Spirosoma radiotolerans genome has a window encoding:
- a CDS encoding outer membrane protein assembly factor BamB family protein codes for MKRFAYPALLLTVGLLSLTEKPATTDWPEYNGGPDRNHFSPLTQLNSGNVAGLKVAWEYASGGVDTLKNDTQIQCNPLIIDGVLYGVSAGSQAFALDAATGKELWKTAFTDDTFAMNSRGVTYWTDGREARIFFAYGSLLYALDARTGKPVASFGKGGKINLKEGLARPGADEYVVSNTPGVVYKNLLIMGHRVSEIAPALPGDVRAYDLHTGRLVWTFHTIPHPGEYGADTWPKDGYRNFGGANNWMGMAIDRQRGIVYVPTGTAAFDLYGSTRPGQNLFGNSLIALDAATGKRLWHFQTIHHDIWDRDIPAPPNLFTVVHDGKKVDAVSVLSKQGFLFVFDRVTGKPLFPIEERPMPASTVPGEQAWPTQPIPLKPAPFTRQSFSESDINDFVTDRDTIVAQLRRWQKGKEFYPLPLSPNRTVFFPGTDGGAQWGGAAVDEAGVMYVPSKQIPVTMALIPSKTSSLSAGAVNRNGSQLYQTHCATCHGQNREGSHDGSYPALTSISQKRNETSVAQVLAKGQGMMPAFTHLKEAERKAIVDFLFGKTTSVASAGNAGLNTSPYHHTGFTRWYDRAGYPVSRPPWGTLTAIDMNTGEHRWQVPLGEYPELVAKGIPPTGTDNYGAPAVTAGGLLFIASSRDELIRAFDRKTGRELWRAKLPAAGYASPSTYAVNGKQYVVIACGGGKLKTKSGDRYVAFALP; via the coding sequence ATGAAACGGTTCGCCTACCCAGCCTTACTCCTGACCGTTGGCCTGCTCAGCCTGACCGAAAAACCCGCCACCACCGACTGGCCCGAATACAACGGCGGGCCCGATCGCAACCATTTTTCGCCCCTCACGCAGCTAAATTCCGGTAACGTTGCAGGCTTAAAAGTCGCTTGGGAATATGCGTCGGGCGGTGTTGATACACTTAAAAACGACACTCAGATTCAGTGCAACCCGCTCATCATTGACGGCGTACTCTACGGTGTTTCGGCCGGTTCGCAGGCCTTTGCACTCGATGCCGCCACGGGCAAGGAGCTTTGGAAAACGGCCTTCACCGACGATACTTTCGCCATGAATAGCCGGGGAGTTACCTACTGGACCGATGGGCGGGAGGCCCGGATTTTCTTCGCTTACGGCTCGCTGCTTTACGCCCTCGACGCCCGAACAGGAAAACCAGTAGCTAGTTTTGGGAAAGGTGGTAAAATTAATTTAAAAGAGGGTCTCGCCCGCCCCGGAGCCGACGAGTACGTGGTGAGCAACACACCTGGCGTAGTGTATAAGAACTTGCTCATCATGGGCCACCGGGTATCGGAGATTGCGCCGGCCCTGCCTGGCGACGTGCGCGCCTACGACCTTCATACGGGGCGGCTCGTCTGGACGTTCCACACCATTCCACACCCCGGCGAGTATGGAGCCGACACCTGGCCAAAAGACGGGTACCGCAACTTTGGTGGAGCCAACAACTGGATGGGCATGGCCATCGACCGGCAGCGGGGCATCGTTTATGTGCCCACAGGAACAGCCGCCTTCGATCTATACGGCAGCACCCGACCCGGCCAGAATCTGTTCGGCAACAGCCTTATAGCCCTTGATGCGGCCACAGGCAAGCGGCTTTGGCATTTTCAAACGATTCACCACGACATCTGGGACCGCGATATTCCGGCTCCTCCCAATTTGTTCACCGTCGTTCATGATGGGAAAAAGGTGGATGCCGTTTCGGTTTTATCTAAACAGGGATTTCTGTTTGTCTTCGACCGGGTCACGGGTAAACCGCTGTTTCCGATTGAGGAACGCCCCATGCCTGCCTCTACCGTTCCGGGGGAACAAGCCTGGCCTACCCAGCCGATTCCGCTGAAACCCGCGCCTTTTACCCGGCAATCGTTTTCGGAAAGCGATATCAACGACTTTGTAACTGATCGAGATACGATTGTGGCCCAGCTCCGGCGCTGGCAAAAGGGGAAGGAATTCTATCCCCTTCCACTGAGCCCCAACCGGACGGTGTTTTTTCCCGGCACCGACGGGGGCGCGCAATGGGGTGGGGCCGCGGTAGACGAAGCTGGTGTTATGTACGTGCCGTCCAAGCAGATACCGGTCACCATGGCGTTGATTCCGTCCAAAACCAGTTCGTTATCCGCCGGAGCCGTTAACCGCAATGGTAGCCAACTTTACCAAACTCACTGTGCCACCTGCCACGGCCAAAACCGCGAAGGTAGTCATGACGGTAGCTATCCGGCTCTGACCAGTATTTCCCAAAAACGCAACGAGACGTCTGTGGCCCAGGTTCTGGCCAAAGGCCAGGGCATGATGCCGGCATTTACTCACCTGAAGGAAGCTGAGCGCAAGGCCATCGTGGATTTTTTATTTGGTAAAACAACCTCCGTCGCCAGTGCTGGCAACGCGGGCCTGAATACTTCGCCCTACCACCATACCGGTTTTACCCGCTGGTACGACCGGGCGGGATACCCCGTGAGTCGCCCACCCTGGGGCACGCTGACGGCGATCGACATGAATACGGGCGAACACCGCTGGCAAGTCCCGCTGGGCGAGTACCCCGAACTGGTGGCGAAGGGCATTCCCCCGACGGGCACCGACAACTACGGTGCTCCGGCCGTCACGGCAGGCGGGTTGCTCTTCATCGCTTCCTCCCGCGACGAACTCATTCGGGCTTTCGACCGAAAAACGGGCCGTGAACTCTGGCGCGCCAAACTGCCCGCTGCCGGCTATGCTTCGCCGAGCACCTACGCCGTCAATGGCAAGCAATACGTGGTAATTGCTTGCGGGGGTGGCAAGCTCAAAACGAAGTCGGGGGATCGGTACGTGGCGTTTGCCTTGCCGTAA
- the tpx gene encoding thiol peroxidase, with product MTSIKNSRRAFNILFMGLAGLFITGISLGQTTGSAITLGGKTIHTVGKLPAVGTPVKDFTLTGVDLSDKTLADYKGKYVIMNIFPSVNTGVCSKSVRKFNEDAAGLKNTTVLCISKDLPFAQKAFCGAEGIKNVVMLSDFRTDFGNSYGVQIADGPMKGLLSRAVIVVNPEGKIVYEQQVPEIGQEPDYSAAIAAIK from the coding sequence ATGACTAGTATCAAAAACTCCAGACGCGCCTTTAACATCTTATTTATGGGACTTGCTGGCCTGTTCATTACCGGTATTTCGCTTGGCCAAACGACAGGCAGTGCCATTACCCTGGGCGGCAAAACAATTCACACCGTCGGTAAACTACCCGCTGTAGGAACACCAGTCAAAGATTTCACATTGACCGGTGTTGACCTCAGTGATAAAACGTTAGCCGATTATAAGGGCAAATATGTAATCATGAATATTTTTCCAAGTGTGAACACAGGCGTTTGCTCCAAATCGGTACGGAAATTTAATGAGGATGCGGCTGGACTAAAAAACACAACTGTGCTATGTATTTCCAAAGATCTGCCTTTTGCGCAAAAAGCTTTTTGTGGTGCAGAGGGAATTAAAAATGTAGTGATGCTTTCTGATTTCAGAACTGATTTTGGAAATTCTTACGGTGTACAAATTGCCGATGGTCCCATGAAAGGGCTGTTAAGTCGTGCAGTGATCGTGGTGAATCCCGAAGGAAAAATTGTCTACGAACAACAAGTACCAGAAATAGGGCAGGAACCTGATTACTCTGCCGCTATTGCTGCTATCAAGTAG
- a CDS encoding NAD-dependent epimerase/dehydratase family protein, which yields MTKKRIFFTGGAGKAGKHVIAYLLEQGHKVMNVDLRPLDHPGVDNLVADITDSGQMFNAMSSYTGLDELEPGTGVPKFDAVVHFAAVPRILIKPDNETFRINTTGTYNVIEAAVKLGIRKIIIASSETTYGICFSDGQTNPNTLPLEEDYDVDPMDSYGLSKVVNEQTARSFQRRSGFDIYALRIGNVIEPHEYADLFPSYLAHPEVRRRNAFCYIDARDLGQIVDLCLKKEGLGYQIFNAGNDQNGAIIPSKELAATFFPGVPITRELGEHEALFSNRKIREILGFREQHNWQKYVQQGT from the coding sequence ATGACTAAAAAGCGAATTTTTTTTACCGGGGGAGCGGGAAAAGCAGGTAAGCACGTCATTGCTTACCTGCTCGAGCAGGGACATAAAGTGATGAATGTAGACCTGAGGCCCTTGGATCACCCAGGGGTTGATAATCTGGTCGCGGATATTACCGATTCCGGACAAATGTTCAATGCCATGAGTTCGTATACCGGGTTAGATGAATTAGAGCCTGGTACTGGCGTACCCAAATTTGATGCAGTCGTCCATTTTGCTGCCGTACCCAGGATCTTGATTAAACCGGATAATGAAACGTTTCGGATTAACACCACGGGTACCTACAATGTGATTGAAGCAGCCGTTAAATTAGGCATTCGAAAGATTATTATTGCATCTTCAGAGACCACTTATGGGATCTGTTTTTCAGATGGCCAAACCAACCCTAATACCTTGCCACTGGAAGAGGATTATGACGTTGATCCTATGGACAGCTACGGCTTATCGAAGGTGGTCAATGAACAAACGGCCCGTAGCTTCCAGCGACGGTCCGGATTTGATATTTATGCCCTTCGTATCGGCAATGTGATTGAACCGCACGAATACGCTGACTTGTTTCCCTCTTATTTGGCTCATCCTGAAGTACGTCGCCGGAATGCCTTCTGTTACATAGATGCGCGTGATTTAGGACAGATTGTGGATTTATGTTTGAAAAAAGAAGGCCTGGGTTATCAGATTTTCAATGCGGGAAACGACCAAAACGGGGCTATTATTCCCAGTAAAGAACTAGCGGCAACGTTCTTTCCCGGTGTGCCCATTACGCGCGAATTGGGGGAACATGAAGCCTTGTTTTCCAATCGAAAAATCCGTGAAATACTGGGCTTTAGGGAACAACATAACTGGCAGAAATACGTGCAACAGGGGACGTGA
- a CDS encoding BLUF domain-containing protein produces the protein MEYCIVYLSSSKGLLSDQDLARILKQSQQNNRALDITGILLYFNGSIIQVLEGSEERVKGLYEVISRDPQHSHVIKLYSYPIEQRSFSDWSMGYKTINANELAHLKDKLSFIDQPFSSLSREENAILALVQIFYENNYRN, from the coding sequence ATGGAATACTGTATTGTCTACCTGAGTTCCTCAAAAGGTTTACTGTCTGACCAAGACTTAGCTCGCATCCTCAAGCAAAGTCAACAGAATAATCGTGCTTTAGACATTACGGGCATTTTGCTTTACTTCAATGGTAGCATCATTCAAGTGCTGGAAGGATCAGAAGAGCGCGTAAAAGGGTTATATGAAGTTATTAGCCGGGATCCTCAGCATTCACACGTGATCAAGTTGTATAGCTACCCCATTGAACAGCGATCGTTTTCGGATTGGTCAATGGGCTACAAAACAATAAACGCCAATGAGTTGGCTCATTTAAAGGATAAGCTTTCGTTCATAGACCAGCCATTCTCCTCCCTATCCAGAGAGGAGAATGCGATTCTGGCCCTGGTACAAATCTTTTATGAGAACAATTACCGGAACTAA
- a CDS encoding vWA domain-containing protein — MNWLYSFSSTEFIFIGLFIGLYTLYIWRTFRLARQLNTAAWGVVPKFFLRGIYLTLLIIVLLGPSFGEAEDNLLTSGHDTFLLVDISRSMDAGDVVPTRLERVKYDIQQLCDTLPADRFGLIMATQESFVLSPLTADHDALKQLMREVHTSASLTGGTDLCNAIELARQKLLTDSSTYQSVRAIVLFSDGENFGPCERSELARLRSFGLPLITVGVGTETGASIKAGRDFVRDDNHQIVRSRLNRSFLQELARDGRGQYIEADPNGLYVNELAGVLRSLKGRVIDQHRVAVSTNKYYYFLIAALVFMALDLIVTIRTFRL; from the coding sequence ATGAACTGGCTTTATTCATTTTCCAGCACCGAATTTATTTTTATTGGCCTCTTTATTGGCCTCTATACACTATACATCTGGCGCACATTTCGGCTGGCTCGTCAACTAAATACAGCAGCCTGGGGTGTAGTACCCAAGTTTTTTCTGCGCGGCATTTATTTGACGCTATTAATTATTGTCCTGTTGGGCCCTTCCTTTGGCGAAGCCGAAGATAATCTGCTAACCAGTGGCCACGATACGTTTTTACTCGTCGATATTTCCCGTTCCATGGATGCGGGGGATGTCGTTCCCACGCGGCTTGAACGGGTCAAATACGATATTCAGCAGTTGTGCGATACCCTGCCTGCCGACCGGTTCGGGCTGATTATGGCCACTCAGGAATCATTCGTGCTGTCGCCCCTAACGGCCGATCATGATGCGCTTAAACAACTCATGCGCGAGGTGCACACGAGTGCTTCGCTTACTGGTGGCACCGACTTATGTAACGCCATTGAGCTAGCTCGACAAAAACTCCTCACCGATTCGTCGACCTATCAAAGCGTCCGCGCCATTGTTCTCTTTAGTGATGGTGAGAATTTCGGCCCCTGCGAACGCAGCGAACTGGCCCGCCTGCGGTCATTTGGTCTGCCGCTGATTACCGTTGGGGTGGGCACCGAAACGGGCGCATCGATTAAAGCGGGGCGGGATTTCGTGCGCGACGATAATCATCAGATTGTTCGAAGCCGGCTTAACCGATCATTTTTACAGGAACTTGCCCGCGATGGCCGGGGGCAATACATTGAAGCCGATCCGAATGGACTCTACGTAAACGAACTGGCAGGCGTTTTACGTTCGCTAAAAGGGCGGGTCATCGACCAGCATCGTGTGGCCGTATCAACAAATAAGTATTATTATTTTCTGATAGCCGCACTGGTATTCATGGCACTTGATCTAATTGTGACCATCCGAACGTTTAGATTGTGA
- a CDS encoding tetratricopeptide repeat protein, with amino-acid sequence MIYLFMTAWLLWSELVPVSPISRNNQMRQEAQAAYEAGQYVHALSLYATLSRTTTTIDPAVRLNLGHTFFKLNQFTKAKPQYETLLQSDRPDLRTAAATQLGVIACLEHDSATALSLFRQALLENADNESARYNFELVKKYYSGKKPAPTAKPKAADKKPKQVDKPRPAGGQQVERSARQDELLRRFQRLNLNEEQALQLLDAMQGDDLPYALTRSARRSTKPANTGNRW; translated from the coding sequence ATGATTTACCTGTTCATGACCGCCTGGCTGCTCTGGAGCGAATTAGTGCCGGTGAGTCCGATTTCCCGAAACAATCAAATGCGCCAGGAAGCCCAGGCCGCTTATGAGGCAGGCCAGTATGTCCATGCGCTATCGTTATACGCTACGCTAAGCCGCACGACAACCACCATTGATCCGGCCGTACGATTGAATCTGGGTCACACCTTTTTTAAGCTAAATCAATTCACAAAAGCGAAGCCTCAGTACGAAACGTTACTTCAGTCAGACCGGCCCGATTTACGCACGGCAGCGGCTACCCAGTTAGGCGTTATTGCCTGTTTGGAGCATGACAGCGCAACGGCCTTGTCGTTGTTTCGGCAAGCCCTGCTCGAAAACGCGGACAACGAATCAGCCCGCTACAACTTTGAACTTGTAAAGAAATACTACTCTGGCAAAAAGCCAGCCCCAACCGCGAAACCAAAAGCGGCTGACAAAAAACCGAAGCAGGTTGATAAACCGCGTCCGGCAGGTGGGCAGCAGGTAGAGCGGTCAGCGCGGCAGGATGAACTATTGCGCCGGTTTCAGCGCCTGAATCTGAATGAAGAACAAGCCCTTCAGCTCCTCGATGCGATGCAGGGCGACGATCTGCCGTATGCATTAACGCGCTCCGCCCGACGATCAACAAAACCAGCCAACACCGGGAACCGGTGGTAG
- a CDS encoding acetyl-CoA C-acyltransferase: protein MNEVVIVSAVRTPIGSFGGVLSTLSATDLGAAAIRGALSRAGVQPDQIQEVYMGNVVSANVGQAPAKQAALKAGLPATIPCTTINKVCASGTKAIMLAAQAIQLGQADVIVAGGMESMSNTPYYVPKARFGYKYGNAELVDGLARDGLVDVYDQCAMGVFADKTAEAYGISREEQDAYTVQSYRRSEASTESGRFSAEIVPIEIAGRKGNVTVSEDEEYKNVIYDKIPTLKAAFTPNGTVTPASSSPISDGASALVVMSRRKADELGLTPQARILAYADAEQEPQWFTTAPTKAVPLALQRAGLTANDIDFFEINEAFSVVPLTFSKVLEIPQTKLNVSGGAVSIGHPLGASGARIVTTLTNVLHQNGGRYGAVGICNGGGGASAIVIEKL from the coding sequence ATGAACGAAGTCGTAATTGTTTCTGCTGTTCGAACACCCATTGGGAGTTTCGGGGGCGTTCTGTCAACCTTATCGGCGACTGATCTGGGGGCTGCGGCCATTCGGGGGGCGCTTAGCCGCGCAGGCGTTCAGCCTGATCAGATTCAGGAGGTTTACATGGGTAATGTGGTATCGGCCAATGTTGGGCAGGCGCCCGCCAAACAGGCCGCTTTGAAAGCAGGATTGCCTGCCACGATTCCGTGTACAACCATCAACAAAGTTTGTGCATCGGGTACGAAAGCGATCATGCTGGCCGCTCAGGCTATTCAGTTAGGACAAGCGGATGTGATTGTGGCAGGCGGCATGGAGAGCATGTCCAATACGCCTTATTATGTTCCCAAAGCTCGTTTTGGCTATAAATATGGTAATGCTGAATTAGTGGATGGATTGGCCCGCGATGGGCTGGTGGACGTATACGATCAGTGTGCGATGGGCGTTTTTGCCGACAAAACGGCCGAGGCCTACGGCATCAGTCGGGAAGAGCAGGATGCGTATACTGTGCAATCCTACCGCCGGTCAGAAGCCAGCACGGAAAGCGGTCGGTTTAGCGCCGAAATCGTGCCTATCGAAATAGCCGGACGAAAGGGCAACGTGACGGTGAGCGAAGATGAAGAATATAAGAACGTCATCTACGACAAAATTCCAACGCTAAAGGCCGCTTTCACGCCTAATGGCACCGTTACCCCCGCTAGCTCCTCACCGATTAGCGACGGAGCGTCAGCGCTGGTTGTCATGAGTCGGCGAAAGGCGGATGAACTAGGCTTGACCCCACAGGCCCGGATTTTAGCCTATGCGGATGCCGAACAGGAACCTCAGTGGTTTACGACGGCACCAACCAAAGCCGTCCCCCTGGCGCTGCAACGGGCCGGATTGACGGCTAATGACATTGACTTTTTTGAAATAAACGAGGCATTCTCCGTTGTTCCCCTTACGTTTAGTAAAGTACTGGAGATTCCGCAAACAAAGCTGAATGTATCGGGTGGAGCCGTTTCCATAGGACATCCGCTGGGTGCATCGGGCGCTCGTATCGTAACAACCCTCACCAACGTGCTGCACCAAAACGGCGGTCGCTATGGGGCCGTTGGTATTTGCAATGGCGGTGGCGGGGCGTCGGCAATCGTGATTGAAAAATTGTAA
- a CDS encoding phosphoribosylaminoimidazolesuccinocarboxamide synthase, with protein sequence MNAIQETNFQFPGQTAFYRGKVRDVYSFPDKLVMIASDRISAFDVVLPRPIPFKGQVLNQTASYFLRATADIVPNWLLDVPDPNVSIGLKCEPYAVEMVVRGYLAGHAWREYRDGKRMLCGVALPDGLRENDRLPTPIITPSTKAHEGHDEDISRDEILSRGIVSEGEYGQLETYALALFARGTAMAAERGLILVDTKYEFGNLDGKVYLIDEVHTPDSSRYFYADTYAQKQQAGEAQKQLSKEFVREWLIANGFQGKTDQQIPTMSDEWVNQITTRYIELFETVTGQSFQPADASDPLARIEANIIEAIN encoded by the coding sequence ATGAACGCTATTCAGGAGACCAATTTTCAATTTCCCGGCCAAACGGCCTTTTATCGCGGTAAAGTACGTGATGTTTACTCCTTTCCTGACAAACTGGTCATGATTGCGTCAGACCGAATTTCGGCGTTTGACGTGGTGTTGCCCCGCCCCATTCCGTTCAAAGGTCAGGTGCTTAATCAAACAGCGTCTTATTTTCTGCGCGCAACGGCCGATATTGTTCCGAACTGGCTCCTGGATGTTCCAGATCCTAATGTAAGTATTGGTCTTAAATGCGAACCGTATGCCGTTGAGATGGTCGTACGTGGGTATTTGGCCGGACACGCCTGGCGAGAATACCGCGATGGCAAACGAATGCTCTGTGGCGTTGCCTTACCCGACGGACTACGTGAAAATGATCGACTGCCTACGCCTATCATCACCCCTTCAACCAAAGCACACGAAGGGCATGATGAAGATATCAGCCGTGACGAAATTCTAAGCCGGGGCATCGTTTCGGAAGGCGAATATGGTCAATTGGAAACATACGCGCTGGCTCTTTTTGCTCGCGGTACAGCCATGGCCGCTGAGCGGGGTTTAATTCTGGTCGACACCAAATACGAGTTCGGTAATCTGGATGGTAAGGTTTATCTGATTGATGAAGTACATACCCCCGACTCGTCGCGTTATTTTTACGCCGATACCTACGCACAGAAGCAGCAGGCGGGCGAGGCCCAAAAACAATTGTCAAAGGAATTCGTTAGAGAATGGCTAATTGCGAACGGTTTTCAGGGTAAAACCGACCAGCAAATTCCAACAATGTCCGATGAATGGGTAAATCAAATCACAACCCGCTATATTGAGTTGTTCGAAACGGTTACGGGACAATCGTTCCAGCCCGCAGACGCTTCTGACCCGCTGGCACGCATTGAAGCGAATATCATAGAGGCAATTAACTAA
- a CDS encoding STAS domain-containing protein: MNYTIEKNEQFALIRLAESQFGEEVSTPFEMLSRSLFREGYSNIIVDVAAVQTVDQAGITTIRRINRQCINEVGLLILVTKNEDLITVLDSANISDLTILPTVEEAVDAVFMNELENDFRSEEDDEYDIGGSVGNADA, encoded by the coding sequence ATGAATTACACAATCGAAAAAAACGAACAGTTCGCCCTGATCCGGTTAGCCGAAAGTCAGTTTGGGGAAGAGGTATCGACTCCGTTCGAAATGTTGAGTCGAAGTCTATTTCGGGAAGGTTACAGCAATATCATTGTTGACGTTGCCGCTGTCCAAACGGTTGATCAGGCAGGCATTACAACCATTCGCCGAATTAACAGACAATGCATCAATGAAGTTGGCCTGTTGATTCTGGTTACCAAAAACGAAGACCTGATCACGGTTCTGGACAGTGCCAACATCAGCGATTTGACCATACTGCCAACCGTTGAAGAAGCTGTTGATGCCGTGTTTATGAACGAATTGGAAAACGATTTTCGGAGCGAAGAGGATGATGAGTACGACATCGGGGGGAGCGTCGGTAACGCCGATGCCTAA
- a CDS encoding ribonuclease Z — protein MPNAQTNQETEHARPASLPFSLTILGAGSATPTLRLHQTAQLLTIGSDYMLIDCGEGTQLRLIEQRIRPSRLRYIFISHLHGDHYFGLPPLLSSLNLGGRTEDLYLFGPRGLDEVLTTIFRVSNSHLGFRLHFQAVEPNESALLLDHPQMTVESIPLQHRIDCSGYLFREKPHKPHLLREKLPADVPVAYLKQLKAGHDILGADGEVLYAVADYTEPGPPPRSYAYCSDTRYVEALVPQLQGVNLLYHEATFLDDNAQRAAEVYHSTAKQAATIAAKAGAGRLLVGHFSSRYKQFDLFLDEARTIFPETYLAIEGQTTPV, from the coding sequence ATGCCTAACGCACAAACCAATCAGGAAACGGAACACGCACGGCCCGCCAGTCTGCCTTTTTCCCTAACTATTTTAGGGGCAGGGTCAGCCACGCCAACTCTGCGACTTCACCAAACTGCGCAGTTGCTCACGATTGGTAGCGATTATATGCTCATTGACTGTGGGGAGGGTACGCAGCTACGCCTGATCGAACAGCGGATTCGGCCGAGCCGCCTACGCTACATCTTCATTAGCCATCTCCATGGTGATCATTATTTTGGGTTGCCTCCCCTGTTATCAAGCCTGAACCTGGGTGGCCGAACCGAAGACCTTTACCTCTTTGGACCGCGTGGCCTGGATGAAGTTCTGACAACGATTTTCCGGGTGTCAAATTCACATCTAGGATTCCGGCTTCACTTTCAGGCCGTTGAGCCTAATGAGTCAGCTCTTCTACTCGACCATCCGCAAATGACGGTTGAGTCCATTCCATTGCAGCACCGCATCGACTGCTCAGGTTATCTTTTTCGGGAGAAACCGCACAAGCCTCACTTACTTCGCGAGAAACTTCCGGCTGACGTACCAGTTGCCTACCTGAAGCAACTAAAAGCTGGCCACGATATTTTGGGAGCCGATGGTGAGGTTTTGTACGCCGTTGCCGACTACACCGAACCAGGACCTCCCCCCCGTTCTTATGCCTATTGTTCGGATACCCGCTATGTAGAAGCGTTGGTGCCACAATTGCAGGGAGTCAATTTGCTTTACCACGAAGCTACCTTTCTGGATGATAATGCTCAACGGGCAGCCGAAGTGTATCACTCCACAGCTAAACAGGCCGCTACAATTGCCGCTAAAGCCGGAGCCGGACGATTGCTGGTTGGCCATTTTTCATCGCGGTACAAACAGTTTGACTTGTTTCTGGACGAAGCCCGTACCATTTTTCCGGAAACGTATTTGGCCATTGAGGGGCAAACAACACCTGTATAA
- the cdaA gene encoding diadenylate cyclase CdaA, giving the protein MLAFRLGFLDIGWLDLLDIGLVALLIYQIYNLVRGSVASRVFVGYLLVYLAYLVVKALGLNLMTTILEYFISVGALALIIIFQHEIRRFLLLIGKSTNLSSNRWLRRWLLRDFNGTEESTTSLKPILETCKTLGAEFSGGLLVLQKNDDLEKFAASGEVIDADISKPLLLAIFSQYSPLHDGAVIISDGRIRAARCILPVSEDDELPPSLGFRHRAALGMSEATDAAVIAVSEESGRLSLALNGELFTNLSQLELENQLEKYLREPKNR; this is encoded by the coding sequence ATGCTGGCATTTCGCCTGGGTTTTTTAGATATTGGCTGGCTCGATTTACTCGACATTGGACTGGTAGCCCTCCTTATTTACCAGATTTATAACCTTGTTCGTGGAAGCGTTGCCAGTCGGGTATTCGTTGGTTATCTACTGGTTTATCTGGCCTATCTGGTTGTTAAGGCTTTGGGCCTTAACCTGATGACCACCATTCTGGAGTATTTTATCAGCGTTGGGGCATTGGCTTTAATCATTATTTTCCAGCACGAGATCCGGCGTTTTTTATTGCTCATCGGTAAATCGACCAATCTGTCCAGCAACCGATGGTTACGCCGATGGCTCCTTCGGGATTTTAATGGTACCGAAGAATCGACCACTTCGTTGAAGCCTATCCTGGAAACCTGCAAAACACTGGGCGCCGAGTTTTCGGGCGGGTTGCTGGTGCTACAGAAAAATGATGATTTAGAAAAATTTGCCGCATCGGGCGAAGTCATCGATGCCGATATATCGAAACCACTCCTACTAGCTATTTTTAGTCAATACAGTCCATTACACGATGGAGCCGTTATTATTAGTGATGGACGAATCCGAGCAGCTCGTTGCATCTTGCCCGTTTCGGAAGATGATGAATTGCCCCCCTCGCTTGGGTTTCGTCATAGGGCCGCATTGGGCATGAGTGAGGCAACGGATGCGGCTGTCATTGCCGTTTCTGAAGAAAGTGGGCGTTTGTCGTTAGCCCTAAATGGCGAGTTATTCACGAACCTTAGCCAGCTCGAATTAGAAAACCAGCTTGAAAAATACCTGCGCGAACCCAAAAATCGATAG
- a CDS encoding DUF4332 domain-containing protein, with protein sequence MSLTLGELRGITDAVLNALKGQGISDSDSLLEATRTPSDRKALASASGVDAKIILELANRADLARVKGIGRVYSDLMEEAGVDTVKELAERDPKNLHAKLIKINSVRQFTQRPPSVEQIGDFVEQAKNLTYILEY encoded by the coding sequence ATGAGCCTTACGTTAGGAGAACTACGTGGCATTACGGATGCCGTATTAAATGCCTTAAAAGGACAAGGCATCAGTGATAGTGATTCATTACTTGAAGCCACTAGAACACCATCAGATCGTAAAGCGCTGGCTTCGGCGAGCGGTGTTGACGCAAAGATAATTTTGGAATTGGCGAATCGGGCCGATTTAGCCCGCGTGAAGGGAATTGGCCGTGTTTATAGCGACCTGATGGAAGAAGCAGGTGTTGACACCGTCAAAGAATTAGCGGAACGAGACCCTAAAAATTTGCACGCGAAATTGATTAAGATAAACAGTGTTCGGCAATTTACACAGCGCCCACCTTCGGTAGAGCAAATTGGGGACTTTGTGGAGCAGGCCAAAAACCTGACGTATATACTTGAGTATTAG